A genomic segment from Orrella daihaiensis encodes:
- a CDS encoding amidohydrolase family protein — protein MFDLIIRHASLPDGHQHMSVAIANGRIVEIKPDAALTQATANDEIDAAGQLLTPAFVDAHFHLDSALRYGQPRVNESGTLLEGIALWGELKPTLTQDAIVKSATQYCQWAVANGLLAIRSHVDVSDPRLLAVEALLQVKEAVKPYLDLQLVAFPQDGVLRSRGAIDNLKRALDMGVDVVGGIPHFERTMHEGAQSVKLLCEIAAERGLMVDMHCDESDDPMSRHVESLAFETQRLGLTGRVTGSHLTSMHSMDNYYVSKLIPLMVEADLHVIANPLINITLQGRHDTYPKRRGMTRVPELMQAGLTVAFGHDCVMDPWYGLGSGDMLEVAHMGLHVAQMTSQDGMRRCFEAVTTNAARILNLEDYGVAPGCHADLVLLQASNPVEAIRLRATRLAVIRRGKVISNTPPRTAKIVWGENTLPINWQSF, from the coding sequence ATGTTTGACTTAATCATCCGCCATGCGAGCCTGCCCGATGGCCATCAACACATGTCAGTGGCAATTGCCAACGGTAGAATCGTCGAGATCAAGCCCGATGCGGCTTTAACGCAGGCCACGGCCAACGATGAAATCGATGCTGCGGGACAGTTGCTTACCCCTGCGTTTGTAGACGCGCATTTTCATCTTGATTCGGCTTTGCGCTATGGTCAGCCTCGAGTCAATGAAAGCGGCACACTACTTGAAGGCATTGCACTTTGGGGTGAGTTGAAACCTACACTGACACAAGACGCCATCGTTAAGTCTGCCACCCAGTACTGTCAATGGGCAGTAGCTAATGGATTGCTTGCGATCCGCAGCCACGTTGACGTGAGTGATCCGCGCTTACTGGCTGTCGAAGCCTTGTTACAAGTTAAAGAAGCAGTCAAACCCTACCTTGACTTGCAACTCGTTGCCTTCCCGCAAGATGGCGTACTGCGCAGTCGAGGTGCAATAGATAATCTAAAACGTGCGCTTGACATGGGCGTTGATGTCGTGGGCGGCATTCCACACTTTGAACGTACCATGCATGAAGGCGCACAAAGCGTAAAGCTCCTGTGCGAGATTGCGGCCGAACGCGGACTCATGGTCGATATGCATTGCGATGAAAGTGATGATCCCATGTCTCGCCACGTGGAAAGCTTGGCGTTCGAAACGCAGCGGCTTGGACTGACCGGCCGTGTTACTGGATCGCATCTGACCTCCATGCACAGCATGGATAATTACTATGTCAGTAAGCTCATACCACTGATGGTCGAAGCCGATCTGCACGTCATCGCCAACCCGCTGATCAACATCACCTTGCAAGGCCGCCACGACACTTATCCCAAGCGCCGTGGCATGACCCGGGTGCCGGAGCTTATGCAGGCAGGGCTTACGGTTGCGTTCGGACATGATTGCGTCATGGACCCCTGGTACGGCTTGGGCTCTGGCGATATGTTGGAAGTAGCCCACATGGGCTTGCACGTCGCGCAAATGACCAGCCAAGATGGCATGCGGCGATGTTTTGAGGCCGTGACAACTAACGCTGCACGTATTCTGAATCTGGAAGACTATGGCGTGGCACCCGGTTGCCATGCTGATCTGGTTTTGCTGCAAGCTAGCAATCCGGTTGAGGCGATTAGGCTTCGCGCGACTCGACTAGCAGTGATTCGTCGTGGCAAAGTCATATCCAATACGCCACCAAGAACTGCCAAAATAGTCTGGGGGGAAAACACTCTACCGATCAATTGGCAGTCATTTTGA
- a CDS encoding ABC transporter permease, producing the protein MRLERRTQTNWAVWVAAMVGAALAVLVVSTLLVLWAGAPIAQTYSLLLKGAFGSVFAWSETLTRAVPLIFTGLAAAVAFRARLFNIGAEGQLYAGAIAAVAVGGLHGGTGFEIAPALLFLLMLLAAALAGALVLLGPALLKTRLGVDEVVTTLLLNFIVLLGVSALLDGPMKDPLSMGWPQSVVLVGDLELGKLIAQTRLHTGLIYAVACALAVWLIMKYTTLGFDIRATGANARAASFVGVKTTQTMVLVALLSGALAGLGGAIEVAGRTSYVTLDMSPGYGYAGIVIAMLAGLNPIGVVAASILVAGVLVGADSMSRAVGVPTYLSDVMVATALIAVLMASAFTQYRLRWR; encoded by the coding sequence ATGAGGCTTGAGCGTCGAACGCAAACAAACTGGGCTGTGTGGGTCGCTGCAATGGTCGGTGCAGCGCTAGCGGTTTTAGTGGTCAGCACCTTACTGGTGCTCTGGGCGGGCGCTCCGATCGCACAAACCTACAGCTTGCTACTTAAAGGCGCATTTGGATCGGTATTCGCCTGGTCCGAAACACTGACCCGAGCAGTACCGTTGATCTTTACAGGACTGGCTGCTGCAGTGGCATTTCGCGCACGACTCTTTAACATTGGCGCCGAAGGACAACTCTACGCCGGCGCCATTGCAGCAGTCGCCGTGGGTGGCCTTCATGGTGGCACTGGATTTGAGATTGCGCCTGCGTTGCTATTTCTACTGATGTTGCTGGCCGCAGCACTAGCCGGTGCACTGGTACTTTTAGGACCAGCACTTTTAAAAACTCGGCTCGGTGTCGATGAAGTGGTGACTACGCTGTTGTTGAACTTCATCGTGCTTTTGGGTGTATCCGCCCTGCTCGATGGTCCAATGAAGGACCCACTGTCGATGGGCTGGCCACAAAGTGTGGTGTTGGTCGGGGATCTGGAGCTTGGCAAACTGATTGCTCAGACCCGTTTGCATACGGGCTTGATTTATGCGGTCGCTTGCGCGTTGGCTGTCTGGCTTATTATGAAATACACCACGCTTGGGTTTGATATCCGGGCTACTGGTGCAAACGCCCGAGCAGCCTCGTTTGTCGGCGTCAAAACCACTCAAACCATGGTGTTGGTAGCTCTCTTGTCTGGCGCCCTCGCGGGCCTTGGCGGCGCTATTGAAGTGGCCGGACGTACAAGCTACGTCACGCTAGATATGTCACCAGGCTATGGCTATGCCGGTATTGTGATTGCCATGCTGGCTGGCTTGAATCCGATCGGTGTCGTGGCGGCCAGCATACTGGTAGCAGGCGTCTTGGTGGGCGCTGACAGCATGAGCCGTGCAGTGGGTGTGCCTACCTATCTATCAGATGTGATGGTGGCCACGGCATTGATTGCAGTGCTGATGGCCAGTGCGTTTACACAATATCGTCTGAGGTGGCGTTGA
- a CDS encoding ABC transporter permease, with the protein MAELIDIVGQSSFWVAVLRLATPLLFGVLGVLLCERAGVLNLGIEGIMVVGAFTGWLAVYMGASLWTGVLVAAGVGALFGLLHAFLTVVMALSQHVSGIGITMLATALSYYGYRMTFADVSTPPTVQTFSEMTELAIPILSQQTPLTLLALLLVPALAWLLYRTPFGLAIRMVGENPHAAEGQGVSVTLTRTLAIMAGSALMGIAGAFLTLAAFNAFFFNMINGRGWICVALVVFASWRPGKALIGALLFAFFDALQIRLQTTPGADVIPYQLYLMLPYVLSIVALIIVARKASYPQALMKPYRKGER; encoded by the coding sequence ATGGCCGAGCTGATAGATATTGTTGGACAAAGCAGCTTTTGGGTGGCTGTGTTAAGACTAGCCACACCATTATTATTTGGCGTCTTGGGCGTTTTGTTGTGTGAGCGTGCCGGTGTCTTGAATCTGGGTATCGAGGGCATTATGGTCGTTGGCGCTTTCACGGGCTGGCTAGCAGTCTACATGGGGGCATCGCTTTGGACCGGTGTGCTGGTGGCAGCGGGCGTGGGTGCATTGTTTGGTTTACTACATGCCTTCTTGACCGTGGTGATGGCGCTATCACAGCACGTCTCCGGGATAGGTATCACCATGCTCGCGACCGCACTGAGCTACTACGGCTACCGGATGACGTTTGCCGATGTATCAACACCACCAACGGTTCAAACGTTTAGTGAAATGACCGAGCTGGCCATTCCGATCCTGAGCCAACAAACGCCGCTGACCCTGCTGGCTTTGTTACTAGTGCCCGCGCTAGCCTGGCTGCTGTATCGCACGCCATTTGGTCTGGCGATTCGCATGGTCGGCGAGAACCCACACGCGGCCGAAGGCCAAGGTGTATCAGTGACGCTTACAAGAACCCTGGCTATCATGGCAGGCTCCGCCTTGATGGGTATTGCTGGTGCGTTTCTGACACTGGCTGCATTTAATGCGTTTTTCTTTAACATGATTAATGGCCGTGGCTGGATCTGTGTCGCGCTCGTGGTGTTCGCCTCCTGGCGGCCGGGCAAAGCGCTCATCGGTGCACTTTTATTTGCATTTTTTGATGCGCTGCAGATTCGGCTGCAGACCACGCCCGGGGCTGATGTGATCCCCTACCAGCTCTACTTGATGCTGCCATACGTCTTGTCGATTGTGGCGCTCATCATCGTCGCCAGAAAAGCATCCTATCCACAAGCGCTGATGAAGCCCTATCGCAAAGGTGAGCGTTAA